A single Musa acuminata AAA Group cultivar baxijiao chromosome BXJ2-1, Cavendish_Baxijiao_AAA, whole genome shotgun sequence DNA region contains:
- the LOC135598186 gene encoding E3 ubiquitin-protein ligase EL5-like — translation MLWLSTICVLDAVLGSEVGNRSFRTLPVSTLCALPNGGVGGTLASASATCRGLRPSVLDFLPVLICAAAPGCDEDVVECAVCLNELEEGEKMRALPRCGHCFHMECIDMWFHSHSTCPLCRTAVEAAPPPPPIQVVLPIPAPTDDSGALFLEEDASESSSASRDLRIEVPARETEAELRLG, via the coding sequence ATGCTTTGGCTTTCCACAATTTGTGTGCTTGACGCTGTTCTCGGGTCTGAGGTAGGCAACCGTAGCTTTCGTACCCTACCCGTTTCAACTTTGTGCGCCTTGCCTAACGGCGGCGTGGGCGGCACCCTCGCCTCCGCATCTGCCACCTGTCGCGGCCTCCGCCCTAGCGTACTCGACTTCCTCCCCGTTCTCATCTGCGCCGCCGCACCGGGGTGCGACGAGGATGTGGTGGAATGCGCGGTGTGCCTCAACGAGTTGGAGGAAGGGGAGAagatgcgagccctcccgcggtgCGGCCACTGCTTCCACATGGAGTGCATAGACATGTGGTTTCACTCCCACTCCACCTGTCCCCTTTGCCGCACCGCCGTGGAGGCTGCCCCGCCACCGCCGCCGATTCAGGTGGTTCTGCCGATACCAGCGCCGACGGATGATTCGGGCGCGTTATTCCTTGAGGAGGATGCGTCGGAGTCAAGCTCTGCTTCTAGGGACTTAAGGATCGAGGTGCCGGCGAGGGAAACAGAGGCCGAGCTACGGTTGGGTTGA